One Triticum dicoccoides isolate Atlit2015 ecotype Zavitan chromosome 5B, WEW_v2.0, whole genome shotgun sequence genomic window carries:
- the LOC119310058 gene encoding cytosolic sulfotransferase 6-like, producing the protein MWRHMLEYCEVSRRRSGGGGEVLFLRYEEMLRDLAANLKTTVEFMGCGFSEEELARGVVEDIVDLCSIEKLRNMEANRDGRRNVSGIRSDAFFRKGVVGDWSNHMSPEMGKMLDEIVEDVLQGSGFSFAGSAAASH; encoded by the coding sequence ATGTGGCGGCACATGCTCGAGTACTGCGAGGTGAGCCGCCGCCGCTCCGGTGGCGGGGGCGAGGTGTTGTTCCTGAGGTACGAGGAGATGCTGCGCGACCTGGCGGCGAACCTGAAGACAACGGTGGAGTTCATGGGATGCGGCTTCTCCGAGGAGGAGCTGGCGCGAGGGGTGGTGGAGGATATCGTGGATCTTTGTAGCATTGAGAAGCTCAGGAACATGGAGGCCAACAGGGACGGGCGGCGGAACGTGTCGGGCATCAGGAGCGACGCTTTCTTCCGGAAGGGGGTCGTCGGGGACTGGAGCAACCATATgtcgccggagatggggaagatgctgGACGAGATCGTGGAGGACGTGCTCCAGGGGtctgggttcagcttcgcgggctCAGCTGCGGCGAGCCACTAA